A portion of the Sus scrofa isolate TJ Tabasco breed Duroc chromosome 5, Sscrofa11.1, whole genome shotgun sequence genome contains these proteins:
- the TEX33 gene encoding testis-expressed protein 33 isoform X4, giving the protein MELGHRPGTTTLARGHVNKEDQQDTDPWRTACSPLDSSKFKYQVPVSQQPSLYRGDSPRGSSLGQASLEEIRPPPPSTISGASPCRDSQLGSLKNGSYRPSSRESRASSRVGAQLCQGLEEDPRSGAQGQRSSSIPNNIRHKFGSNVVDQLVSEEQVQRALGEAREGPKRASSWPSRIQSPADVTSIFSDYYDLGYHMRSNFFQGAPQETKSLMKASYTPEVIEKSVRDIEHWHGRKTDDLGRWHQKNAMNMNLQKALDEKEKSKNKNSK; this is encoded by the exons ATGGAGCTGGGCCACCGACCAG GTACAACCACTTTGGCCAGGGGCCATGTGAACAAGGAAGACCAGCAGGACACGGACCCCTGGAGAACTGCCTGCAGCCCCTTGGACTCCTCCAAGTTCAAGTACCAGGTCCCAGTCTCCCAGCAGCCATCCCTGTACCGGGGAGACAGCCCCCGAGGCAGCTCCCTGGGGCAGGCCTCCCTGGAGGAGATCCGGCCTCCGCCCCCATCCACCATCAGCGGGGCCTCCCCCTGCAGGGACTCACAGCTGGGGTCCCTGAAGAATGGGAGCTACAGACCCTCCTCGAGGGAGAGCAGGGCTTCCTCCCGAGTGGGGGCTCAGctgtgccaggggctggaggaagacCCCAGATCAGGGGCCCAGGGCCAGAGGAGCAGCAGCATCCCCAACAACATTCGCCACAAGTTTGGGAGCAACGTGGTGGATCAGCTGGTCTCCGAGGAGCAG gTTCAAAGGGCCCTTGGTGAAGCCCGGGAGGGCCCAAAGAGGGCAAGCTCCTGGCCCAGCCGGATCCAGAGTCCTGCCGACGTCACCTCCATCTTTTCCGACTACTATGATCTGGGCTACCACATGCGGTCAAACTTCTTTCAAG GGGCCCCTCAGGAGACGAAGAGCCTCATGAAGGCCTCCTACACCCCGGAGGTGATTGAGAAATCAGTGAGAGACATAGAACACTGGCACGGCAGGAAGACGGATGACCTGG GACGGTGGCACCAGAAAAATGCAATGAACATGAACTTGCAGAAGGCAttggatgagaaagaaaagagcaaaaacaagAACTCGAAGTAG
- the TEX33 gene encoding testis-expressed protein 33 isoform X2: MPRLKQAWILNPLSRVRGCTCVPAQQRRHQPPCIAVETLGGNVFIGKIWGTTTLARGHVNKEDQQDTDPWRTACSPLDSSKFKYQVPVSQQPSLYRGDSPRGSSLGQASLEEIRPPPPSTISGASPCRDSQLGSLKNGSYRPSSRESRASSRVGAQLCQGLEEDPRSGAQGQRSSSIPNNIRHKFGSNVVDQLVSEEQVQRALGEAREGPKRASSWPSRIQSPADVTSIFSDYYDLGYHMRSNFFQGAPQETKSLMKASYTPEVIEKSVRDIEHWHGRKTDDLGRTVAPEKCNEHELAEGIG; this comes from the exons atgccacggctgaagcaagcctggatccttaacccactgagccgggtcAGGGGTTGCACCTGCGTTCCAGCACAGCAGAGACGCCACCAACCCCCTTGCATCGCGGTGGAAACTCTAGGGGGGAacgtttttataggcaaaatttggg GTACAACCACTTTGGCCAGGGGCCATGTGAACAAGGAAGACCAGCAGGACACGGACCCCTGGAGAACTGCCTGCAGCCCCTTGGACTCCTCCAAGTTCAAGTACCAGGTCCCAGTCTCCCAGCAGCCATCCCTGTACCGGGGAGACAGCCCCCGAGGCAGCTCCCTGGGGCAGGCCTCCCTGGAGGAGATCCGGCCTCCGCCCCCATCCACCATCAGCGGGGCCTCCCCCTGCAGGGACTCACAGCTGGGGTCCCTGAAGAATGGGAGCTACAGACCCTCCTCGAGGGAGAGCAGGGCTTCCTCCCGAGTGGGGGCTCAGctgtgccaggggctggaggaagacCCCAGATCAGGGGCCCAGGGCCAGAGGAGCAGCAGCATCCCCAACAACATTCGCCACAAGTTTGGGAGCAACGTGGTGGATCAGCTGGTCTCCGAGGAGCAG gTTCAAAGGGCCCTTGGTGAAGCCCGGGAGGGCCCAAAGAGGGCAAGCTCCTGGCCCAGCCGGATCCAGAGTCCTGCCGACGTCACCTCCATCTTTTCCGACTACTATGATCTGGGCTACCACATGCGGTCAAACTTCTTTCAAG GGGCCCCTCAGGAGACGAAGAGCCTCATGAAGGCCTCCTACACCCCGGAGGTGATTGAGAAATCAGTGAGAGACATAGAACACTGGCACGGCAGGAAGACGGATGACCTGGGTAG GACGGTGGCACCAGAAAAATGCAATGAACATGAACTTGCAGAAGGCAttggatga
- the TEX33 gene encoding testis-expressed protein 33 isoform X1, giving the protein MPRLKQAWILNPLSRVRGCTCVPAQQRRHQPPCIAVETLGGNVFIGKIWGTTTLARGHVNKEDQQDTDPWRTACSPLDSSKFKYQVPVSQQPSLYRGDSPRGSSLGQASLEEIRPPPPSTISGASPCRDSQLGSLKNGSYRPSSRESRASSRVGAQLCQGLEEDPRSGAQGQRSSSIPNNIRHKFGSNVVDQLVSEEQVQRALGEAREGPKRASSWPSRIQSPADVTSIFSDYYDLGYHMRSNFFQGAPQETKSLMKASYTPEVIEKSVRDIEHWHGRKTDDLGRWHQKNAMNMNLQKALDEKEKSKNKNSK; this is encoded by the exons atgccacggctgaagcaagcctggatccttaacccactgagccgggtcAGGGGTTGCACCTGCGTTCCAGCACAGCAGAGACGCCACCAACCCCCTTGCATCGCGGTGGAAACTCTAGGGGGGAacgtttttataggcaaaatttggg GTACAACCACTTTGGCCAGGGGCCATGTGAACAAGGAAGACCAGCAGGACACGGACCCCTGGAGAACTGCCTGCAGCCCCTTGGACTCCTCCAAGTTCAAGTACCAGGTCCCAGTCTCCCAGCAGCCATCCCTGTACCGGGGAGACAGCCCCCGAGGCAGCTCCCTGGGGCAGGCCTCCCTGGAGGAGATCCGGCCTCCGCCCCCATCCACCATCAGCGGGGCCTCCCCCTGCAGGGACTCACAGCTGGGGTCCCTGAAGAATGGGAGCTACAGACCCTCCTCGAGGGAGAGCAGGGCTTCCTCCCGAGTGGGGGCTCAGctgtgccaggggctggaggaagacCCCAGATCAGGGGCCCAGGGCCAGAGGAGCAGCAGCATCCCCAACAACATTCGCCACAAGTTTGGGAGCAACGTGGTGGATCAGCTGGTCTCCGAGGAGCAG gTTCAAAGGGCCCTTGGTGAAGCCCGGGAGGGCCCAAAGAGGGCAAGCTCCTGGCCCAGCCGGATCCAGAGTCCTGCCGACGTCACCTCCATCTTTTCCGACTACTATGATCTGGGCTACCACATGCGGTCAAACTTCTTTCAAG GGGCCCCTCAGGAGACGAAGAGCCTCATGAAGGCCTCCTACACCCCGGAGGTGATTGAGAAATCAGTGAGAGACATAGAACACTGGCACGGCAGGAAGACGGATGACCTGG GACGGTGGCACCAGAAAAATGCAATGAACATGAACTTGCAGAAGGCAttggatgagaaagaaaagagcaaaaacaagAACTCGAAGTAG
- the TEX33 gene encoding testis-expressed protein 33 isoform X3 — translation MPRLKQAWILNPLSRVRGCTCVPAQQRRHQPPCIAVETLGGNVFIGKIWGTTTLARGHVNKEDQQDTDPWRTACSPLDSSKFKYQVPVSQQPSLYRGDSPRGSSLGQASLEEIRPPPPSTISGASPCRDSQLGSLKNGSYRPSSRESRASSRVGAQLCQGLEEDPRSGAQGQRSSSIPNNIRHKFGSNVVDQLVSEEQVQRALGEAREGPKRASSWPSRIQSPADVTSIFSDYYDLGYHMRSNFFQGRWHQKNAMNMNLQKALDEKEKSKNKNSK, via the exons atgccacggctgaagcaagcctggatccttaacccactgagccgggtcAGGGGTTGCACCTGCGTTCCAGCACAGCAGAGACGCCACCAACCCCCTTGCATCGCGGTGGAAACTCTAGGGGGGAacgtttttataggcaaaatttggg GTACAACCACTTTGGCCAGGGGCCATGTGAACAAGGAAGACCAGCAGGACACGGACCCCTGGAGAACTGCCTGCAGCCCCTTGGACTCCTCCAAGTTCAAGTACCAGGTCCCAGTCTCCCAGCAGCCATCCCTGTACCGGGGAGACAGCCCCCGAGGCAGCTCCCTGGGGCAGGCCTCCCTGGAGGAGATCCGGCCTCCGCCCCCATCCACCATCAGCGGGGCCTCCCCCTGCAGGGACTCACAGCTGGGGTCCCTGAAGAATGGGAGCTACAGACCCTCCTCGAGGGAGAGCAGGGCTTCCTCCCGAGTGGGGGCTCAGctgtgccaggggctggaggaagacCCCAGATCAGGGGCCCAGGGCCAGAGGAGCAGCAGCATCCCCAACAACATTCGCCACAAGTTTGGGAGCAACGTGGTGGATCAGCTGGTCTCCGAGGAGCAG gTTCAAAGGGCCCTTGGTGAAGCCCGGGAGGGCCCAAAGAGGGCAAGCTCCTGGCCCAGCCGGATCCAGAGTCCTGCCGACGTCACCTCCATCTTTTCCGACTACTATGATCTGGGCTACCACATGCGGTCAAACTTCTTTCAAG GACGGTGGCACCAGAAAAATGCAATGAACATGAACTTGCAGAAGGCAttggatgagaaagaaaagagcaaaaacaagAACTCGAAGTAG